Proteins encoded together in one Sinorhizobium sp. B11 window:
- a CDS encoding glycosyltransferase, with translation MSDAVPRDMKDNVFPVPIQYLDLLDDVRADARAVAAGLVVFTSDGLPVGQAFIKGPEELTELAANTVLTETTEHARIVMQTPIRNRDVSLLICTKDRPDELARCLASIPSQSLSPVEVIVVDNASAGDGTRRVVEAAGATYVREDRIGLDFARNAAVRAASTEFVAFTDDDVVLHERWLENLMKAFDRPEIGCVTGLVLPGELSTPAQLIFETHWGFGRGYKRLDFGPDFYRQSAPYGAPAWLIGAGASQAFRRQVFNDIGLFDVRLDMGAAGCSGDSEFWNRLLHHGRTCRYEPTAVSWHFHRKEMKGLAKQIRQYMSGHVAALLVQYQNTGNRGNLRRILVALPRYYFRKLKKRLPKGATSDDFFLKEEMLGCVNGAWYVLRRWKMPAW, from the coding sequence ATGAGTGACGCCGTCCCGCGTGACATGAAAGACAATGTCTTTCCCGTGCCCATCCAGTACCTGGATCTTTTGGATGACGTCCGTGCGGATGCGCGGGCGGTCGCTGCCGGCCTGGTCGTCTTCACCTCCGACGGCCTTCCCGTCGGTCAGGCCTTTATCAAAGGGCCAGAAGAGCTGACCGAACTGGCAGCAAACACCGTACTGACGGAAACCACTGAACACGCCCGGATTGTAATGCAGACGCCGATCAGGAACCGCGACGTCAGCCTCCTGATCTGCACCAAGGACCGGCCGGATGAACTGGCCAGATGTCTCGCATCGATCCCGAGCCAGTCTCTGTCGCCGGTTGAGGTCATCGTCGTCGACAACGCCTCAGCCGGCGACGGCACGCGCCGCGTCGTGGAGGCGGCCGGCGCGACTTATGTGCGGGAAGACAGAATAGGCCTGGACTTCGCCCGCAATGCCGCCGTGCGCGCGGCAAGTACCGAGTTCGTGGCCTTCACGGACGACGACGTGGTCCTGCATGAACGCTGGCTGGAAAACCTGATGAAGGCCTTTGACCGGCCCGAGATCGGATGCGTTACCGGCCTTGTCCTTCCCGGAGAGCTTTCCACGCCCGCGCAACTGATCTTCGAAACCCATTGGGGATTTGGCAGAGGCTATAAGCGCCTGGATTTCGGTCCCGACTTCTATCGCCAGAGCGCACCATACGGGGCGCCTGCCTGGCTGATCGGCGCTGGCGCAAGCCAGGCGTTCCGCCGTCAGGTGTTCAACGATATCGGATTGTTCGACGTGCGGCTGGATATGGGCGCGGCGGGATGCTCGGGTGATTCCGAATTCTGGAATCGACTTCTGCATCACGGTCGCACCTGCCGCTACGAGCCGACAGCGGTTTCCTGGCATTTCCATCGCAAGGAGATGAAAGGGCTCGCCAAGCAGATCCGCCAATATATGAGTGGCCATGTGGCTGCCTTGCTGGTCCAGTACCAGAACACCGGAAACCGGGGAAATCTGCGGCGCATCCTCGTGGCCCTGCCACGATACTATTTTCGAAAGTTGAAGAAACGGCTGCCCAAGGGAGCGACCTCGGACGACTTCTTTCTCAAGGAGGAAATGCTGGGATGCGTCAACGGCGCCTGGTATGTCCTGCGCCGCTGGAAGATGCCGGCATGGTAA